The genomic region TTCGTTTTCTATTTCTTATTTACCATACAGATGATGACTTAGGAGGTTCTTTTCAGAAAAAGTACTCTTTGAAAGACTTTTAGGTCGAAATTGCCACTTCTAAAATTTCAGAGTCGGTCAAACCATGTATGTTATCTTGATGAATTGTATATTTCCATAAAATTACTTAAATTATTGTTGTTCATCTTGTGTGGTGTATTCTGCAAGACAGATGAATCGACTCTGATCATAGTTCGACATGGTGAATCAATGTGGAATGAAAAGAATCTGTTTACTGGATGCGTTGATGTGCCACTAACAAGAAAAGGTGTGGAAGAAGCAATTGAAGCTGGCAAGAGAATTAGTGCAATGCCGTTTGACGTCGTATACACATCAGCATTGGTTCGTTCTCAAATGACAGCGATGCTTGCCCTCACCCAACACTGCTGCCAAAAGGTTGTTCGATGATACTTTTTTCCTTAACATCTAATCCATTTTCAATACCAAAACGTGCATCACTGTTCAAAAAGATGGTATAGAAAAGTTCTATGGTTTGTTGATTTGATTTTGTAAGCAAGAGTTTCGATATTTTTCTGGTATAGTCGTGTAATCAATGCACAAAAGCATCTGTCTTACTTGGATGCCCTGTTGAACATGCAGGTTCCAATATTTATTCATAATGACAATGAAGAGGCCGAAATTTGGAATAAAATTTACAGCCAAGACACCAAGAACGAGTCCATTCCAGTTATTAAAGCATGGCAGTTAAATGAGAGAATGTAATCTTGTGTGTCTTTTGTACATCttcatatctctcaagttctaggTTTTGCTGTATTTAgtttatttatatatgtttttttatatttttgttttgtttttgattACATGTTTTATGTCAGGTATGGTGACCTTCAAGGCCTTAACAAGCAAGAAACTGCGGAAGTATTTGGTAAGGAGCAAGTATACAAGTGGCGTAGAAGTTATGAAGTTCGGCCGCCCAATGGTGAAAGCTTAGAAATGTGCTTACAAAGAGCTGTTTCTTACTTTAAAGACAACGTAACCTAACTCTCTTTCTTTCGTATCAATCATCATTtcatttaaaaataataaaaacatctTGATAACATTGTTTCTGCACAGATTGAACCACAACTTATGGCTGGAAAACATGTAATGGTTGTTGCCCATGCAAATTCCCTGAGGTCTATTATTATGTATCTCGATAATCTAACTCCCCAAGAGGTAACCAAACTGTCTTCTTAAAGAGTATGTATCTATGTACGTTATCTACAGTTTTGTATTGTTTTCTGATGTTTTTATTTGATGCAAAAAGGTTATCAACTTAGAGCTGTCTACGGGGGTACCAATGTTGTATATTTATAAAGACGGAAAATTTATCAGAAGGGGAAGTCCTGCAGGACCTAAAGAGGCCGGTGTTTATGCTTATACTTCGGTATGAACTGTGAACGCATGATAGATTATATaactataaaactatataaatataagTTTCTAACAAAAGTGACCTCAGCTAGAATGATGTTTATGGTCTTACTTCAATGCACTCTACTACTCCTTATAATGACTCTAGCTGGGTAACCAAATTACTAAGTGGTAATTATAGATACCAGATTCACAATCAGCATGTTAACACAAAAGCACCATAATGACAATCTTATTATCTATATTACAATTACAACTTAATCTGGCTGCGTACCGTAATTGTTATTGCATTATCTTTTCAGTGTGAGACCTCATCGAAGCTATGTGTTCTTAAGCATCACTTGAAATGTTGCTATTAATTGTTATCTGCTGTATAAGCAATATTATTTGGTGGTAAACTAATAATGTTATTTTTCAGGATTTGGCCCGTTATAAggataaatacaatactatgagaTGAGGCAAGGAACCTTGAGAAAAAGATAagctggatttttttttttttttttttgtcctaTTTGTGTATCAACCATTTAAGACCACAAACTGATTCACCCTGATGGCTTAACCAGAACTCGAATATCATATGTATAATTTGTCATTTTACAGAAATTTACATTTTTGGGCCCTTTTCGGCTCTATTTTTGAGTCAAcatcaagcgtcgatttattggcgtcttgactgccgtttagaagagcctaaattgaattgcatgcaggatttaaaacccatgtaaATTTGATTCTACATTTtgatggcgtctcaattttatttttaattttattttacttttttttaaaaaaaaatttcctacttattggccggaggtccattcggaatcaatctctttatccgtcgaatagaaggagggatgactttctctacttttgagagtgattcactctgagtggagaaatgacttgtttttattctcggataggggaaggattgtctacatctcacctctcccatacaccactcatgtggtattgggttttgttgttgttgttgttgttgttgttacccgATATTAATATTTTCAGGATTTCATTTATCAGAAGTTATATATGtgagtaatttttattattatgatataaTATGTTTTGACAAATCTGGCCACAAGTCTGATCTAAACTATCTAAGATATTGTTGAGATGGCAAAATAGGAGGGTCAAACAGTCAACTGCTTGGGTACTAGTCAAAACGGATAATCTGTAACCTTTTAACAGCTCCAGGTAATTAATAACCCCATAATCTTACTGTATGCATAGTAGTAGGATCATTGTTGGCTTACTTGATATGAGGTGAGACGATGATTCTTGTTTCTTATAGGCGTTTAATCGACATTCAACTGTTTAAGAGTTTCTGTTGAACCACACACACATACAACGTTTCTTACTTCACATAATAGCTACGTCTGTCTTCTAACCTTACTCTCTTATCAAACACAGTGGCATTATCGACTCAACTTAAGTGACACACCTTCAACCTCAAAATCTGAACCTAATAAATACTCAAAAGCTGGAAAATCAACATCAATGAAATTTCTAATTTTCATAATTAATAAATTCACTGATACTTGTGACCTAAGCAACTTCCATTTAAAATACTAACATTTAAGGTTACTTATTAATCACTTGTCCGGGTGAATCTGAGTTCCCTTCTGCTCAAATGCCCACCCATTCAAAATACTTTTAAGACGCGCTTAACTCATTTTACTAGAGGGTATACGAAAAATACACGTATTGACAGATGGTAAAGGTGAATGAAACAAACTGGATAATCTTATGAGGTGGTGATGTGTACACCACTTTGTAGACGATGTTTGgacggatcttaggtcgcttgtgaTTGTATCTAGAGGTGGAATACACTAGACACAACtaaaaccgagatatgggtcgtgTTGGATTCGTTTTAGTCAAACCTAGAGAGAAATCTAGATTAGAACAAAGCCTAAACGTGTTATTTCGGTGTTATATGGTGTTAGGGATCGAGAGAAAACGAGACCAGTCGATTAGGGTAATTGGAGAATGTAACCTAGCAATGTAGATCACAACCCGTATATATATTGCAACccagacacagtcggtcgactgagtcacacagtcggtcgagtgtgtcacacagTCGGTTGAGTGTgtggacacactcggtcgactgtgtatgcAGTTTAAGTTATTGATTGTTTAaataattaagcacacacaaacacTTATATAACCAATAGTCATAGGAATACGTTATTACATGACCGAATGTATTAAAACGATAAGTAATCTACGGCTGGGGATTACATGCACCAACACACTTTAATTGTGTcatacaccactaaatataatTGAAGTATAATTTTTGGATCATTTTACCTTATGCAATATGCAACTAAAAAGGCATGAATTAACCAAGTCTCCTAAGGGATAAAATTGTTTAGAAAAATTAATTTGATGGTGTATGACAAGCAAAATAGTGTATGAATCAGCTGTAAATAATTTTAAAGCTAACCATCCAGgcctagcctgggtggccaccagtactttcagtgaaggggaggtctcgggttcaatcctaaggggtgcccgcatttaatgaccaaactggagaatgccttacctggtagcggtggagggctggcttgccgtttacccggggtttacctgcggtgggggggccaatgtgctctggcccatagtggggttcctcgtaaaaaataaaaaaaaaataaaaaaaaaaaataaatttaaagcTCCACTTAAAAGTCAAGTCAAATAACCCACGGATAACAAAGTACAACTATAAGGACCAAAACAGTAATAAAAAAAACCAAAAGATACAGGTATAAAATGTGATCACACATTTTTATTAGAAAGCGAAGAAGAAGATAAAATCACTGTGCACATAAAAATGGTGAGAAAAATACTTCATCC from Rutidosis leptorrhynchoides isolate AG116_Rl617_1_P2 chromosome 9, CSIRO_AGI_Rlap_v1, whole genome shotgun sequence harbors:
- the LOC139866228 gene encoding 2,3-bisphosphoglycerate-dependent phosphoglycerate mutase 1-like isoform X2, with product MALAARQQAKHVDLGTSTTFRKQRYNRDGLDKVSLRRINCTLQISLNRMSKCCSSHCVITSAMQTNKYEPLLSNESTLIIVRHGESMWNEKNLFTGCVDVPLTRKGVEEAIEAGKRISAMPFDVVYTSALVRSQMTAMLALTQHCCQKVPIFIHNDNEEAEIWNKIYSQDTKNESIPVIKAWQLNERMYGDLQGLNKQETAEVFGKEQVYKWRRSYEVRPPNGESLEMCLQRAVSYFKDNIEPQLMAGKHVMVVAHANSLRSIIMYLDNLTPQEVINLELSTGVPMLYIYKDGKFIRRGSPAGPKEAGVYAYTSDLARYKDKYNTMR
- the LOC139866228 gene encoding 2,3-bisphosphoglycerate-dependent phosphoglycerate mutase 1-like isoform X1, translating into MTLNLTITMALAARQQAKHVDLGTSTTFRKQRYNRDGLDKVSLRRINCTLQISLNRMSKCCSSHCVITSAMQTNKYEPLLSNESTLIIVRHGESMWNEKNLFTGCVDVPLTRKGVEEAIEAGKRISAMPFDVVYTSALVRSQMTAMLALTQHCCQKVPIFIHNDNEEAEIWNKIYSQDTKNESIPVIKAWQLNERMYGDLQGLNKQETAEVFGKEQVYKWRRSYEVRPPNGESLEMCLQRAVSYFKDNIEPQLMAGKHVMVVAHANSLRSIIMYLDNLTPQEVINLELSTGVPMLYIYKDGKFIRRGSPAGPKEAGVYAYTSDLARYKDKYNTMR